The proteins below come from a single Necator americanus strain Aroian chromosome V, whole genome shotgun sequence genomic window:
- a CDS encoding hypothetical protein (NECATOR_CHRV.G19369.T1), producing the protein MITVSCLIANIINISKNVFIEEKHAICVLCTFALNHLNLPQISTLRGDTHIQPQSIAEDWEVVASVMSLWHAIGLAKPSYSRILALRFVATPSDGSSRIQLQKPVGEEGFFSYGRNFSRDPNIKSSLKPQKFDTPKSFMLGRLGHCYEVYPLILLAISLVTGMVLTGYYSLTKIEVWIDKRPKLAPWDWERARDSYWKQSTVYFDLDGRTRKRCETMEILQDEMLEAAKKRGTR; encoded by the exons ATGATTACGGTATCTTGTTTAATAGCGAACATAATAAACATTAGCAAAAACGTATTCATCGAA gaaaagcaTGCGATCTGTGTGCTATGCACATTTGCGCTGAATCATCTGAATTTGCCACAGATATCTACGCTACGTGGCGACACACACATCCAACCTCAATCCATAGCCGAAG ACTGGGAGGTGGTTGCATCAGTTATGTCATTATGGCATGCTATCGGACTGGCCAAACCGAGTTATTCACGAATATTGGCACTTCGATTTGTTGCTACACCATCTGATGGGTCCTCTAGAATCCAGCTTCAGAAACCAGTAGGTGAAGAG GGGTTCTTCAGTTATGGCCGGAATTTCTCTCGTGATCCCAACATTAAAAGCAGTCTAAAGCCGCAGAAGTTTGATACTCCAAAATC ATTCATGTTAGGTCGCCTTGGTCACTGCTACGAGGTGTATCCCCTAATTCTTTTGGCGATTAGCCTAGTAACGGGAATGGTTTTGACCGGTTACTACAGCCTAACTAAGATAGAAGTCTGGATTGACAAAA GGCCAAAACTTGCACCGTGGGATTGGGAGCGTGCACGAGATTCGTACTGGAAACAGTCGACCGTCTA TTTTGATCTGGACGGTCGTACGCGCAAGCGTTGTGAAACAATGGAAATTCTGCAGGATGAAATGTTGGAAGCAGCTAAGAAAAGAGGCACTCGATAA
- a CDS encoding hypothetical protein (NECATOR_CHRV.G19369.T2) — translation MSLWHAIGLAKPSYSRILALRFVATPSDGSSRIQLQKPVGEEGFFSYGRNFSRDPNIKSSLKPQKFDTPKSFMLGRLGHCYEVYPLILLAISLVTGMVLTGYYSLTKIEVWIDKRPKLAPWDWERARDSYWKQSTVYFDLDGRTRKRCETMEILQDEMLEAAKKRGTR, via the exons ATGTCATTATGGCATGCTATCGGACTGGCCAAACCGAGTTATTCACGAATATTGGCACTTCGATTTGTTGCTACACCATCTGATGGGTCCTCTAGAATCCAGCTTCAGAAACCAGTAGGTGAAGAG GGGTTCTTCAGTTATGGCCGGAATTTCTCTCGTGATCCCAACATTAAAAGCAGTCTAAAGCCGCAGAAGTTTGATACTCCAAAATC ATTCATGTTAGGTCGCCTTGGTCACTGCTACGAGGTGTATCCCCTAATTCTTTTGGCGATTAGCCTAGTAACGGGAATGGTTTTGACCGGTTACTACAGCCTAACTAAGATAGAAGTCTGGATTGACAAAA GGCCAAAACTTGCACCGTGGGATTGGGAGCGTGCACGAGATTCGTACTGGAAACAGTCGACCGTCTA TTTTGATCTGGACGGTCGTACGCGCAAGCGTTGTGAAACAATGGAAATTCTGCAGGATGAAATGTTGGAAGCAGCTAAGAAAAGAGGCACTCGATAA
- a CDS encoding hypothetical protein (NECATOR_CHRV.G19370.T2), translating to MSLSKNQIDFHKSPVDFAQFLPHNIMSLCRAVNCLKLLQSRILVTRCASTATPGGSQLYPEKSEEPGFIQYGRNASRDPRATGARRPQQGDTPASFLLRRLSHAYEVYPLLFLGAFWLAIFGATAYYSFTKIEIWLDRTKSMAPWDWERSRDTYYKKGTVAFDLEGRTRKRCELMEMLQDEMLEAAKKRGMKGRFISTWS from the exons ATGTCTCTCAGCAAGAACCAGATCGATTTCCACAAAAGTCCTGTGGATTTTGCTCAGTTTCTACCCCACAAC ATTATGTCTCTTTGTCGTGCGGTAAATTGTCTAAAGTTGCTACAAAGTCGCATCTTGGTAACTCGCTGTGCTTCAACAGCAACTCCTGGAGGATCTCAACTATATCCCGAAAAATCAGAAGAGCCG GGCTTCATCCAATACGGTCGCAACGCCTCACGTGATCCGAGGGCAACAGGCGCACGCAGACCGCAACAGGGGGACACTCCTGCTTC ATTCTTATTACGGCGCCTTAGTCACGCCTACGAAGTCTATCCTCTTCTCTTCCTCGGCGCCTTCTGGCTCGCAATTTTCGGCGCTACGGCCTACTACAGTTTTACAAAAATCGAAATATGGCTAGACAGAA CTAAGTCGATGGCACCATGGGACTGGGAACGTTCCCGCGACACCTACTACAAGAAAGGAACTGTCGC GTTTGACTTAGAAGGTCGTACTCGTAAGCGTTGCGAGTTGATGGAAATGCTTCAGGACGAGATGCTCGAAGCCGCCAAGAAGAGAG GAATGAAAGGAAGGTTTATAAGCACGTGGAGTTGA